ACAGTCCATTCACATTAAGGGTACACACTGCACTAGCAGGCATGGTCCATTCATATGAAGGGTATAAGCGGTAGTACCATAAAAGTCCATTCACATGAAGTGTACATGCTGCAGTACCAGGCTTTGTCTATTTATATGAAGAGTACAAGCTTCAGTACCAGGAACAGTCCATTCACGTGAAGGGTACATGCTATAGTACCATACATAGTGCATTCACATGAAGGGTACAGGCTACAGTACTCGGCATATTCCATTCATATGATACAAGCTGCAATTCCAGGCACAATCCATTCACATGAAGGGTACAAGTGGTACAAGCGGCAGTGCCAGACACAGTCCACAGGTCAAAGCACTCATACAGACGAGCTGTTGTCTTTATGTAATCAATGACTGCTGCCACCCTTTATTGTACTGATCAGCAGAGACCCTGGAAGATGGAATCCCACAGATGTAAgactgatggtctatcctaagGATACATGCTATAATGTACATGTATGATAGTATGCTTAATAGCAACGACGTATTCATACAGTTTAAACTGCAATGCGGTGCAAAGAAGCAGTAAAATGGAAATGGTTAAATGTTTGCTGCATACACTGTGTGTTCCATTGACAACCTGTAGGTCACATACTTGGGAATCTATGTATACTCATTTTCTTTACTTTCACAGAGTGTTTCCATCATACTCATAGATTTTGAAAGATGGGAGCTGTAGTACTTGTACTTGACCACTGCTCTAGTCCAACTTCTCCTTGACACAGTTGTATGACAGGGTACTTGTGTGGTAGGATACGTAGATATATGATAAATGTCTTTGGCCAGAATACTACTTTAACTCATGAAGAGGTCCATCCTTTAAACATGCTGGATACATGGAACTATTATTTATCATAAATGGCATCTTATTACAAGGTCTAAGACAAAATTTCATTCAATGGGgattccttcacagtaataaaaccTGACTGAACATACCTTCACACTGATATACAGTGACCTTATAAATCAGTGATGACCAACCTCACATGTTGTAAGCGCCTCATATGTGGACTTTCACTTCATCAATGGGCCACATATCACAGTTAGTGCACCACACACAGATATGTGgttgtctctctctgtaaatatataaacagtatatatatatatatatttagacttGCCCAAACAGCCGGGAAAAAGGCAGCCTGGTCGCGGATATGGGGTAATTGGAAATGATAATATTCGGTGCAGTGACGGTagctccgcgaaaaaaaaaaaaaaaagactcgctctggtagacaggattagcagacgcagtatagaggcaacaacaagttctttggatcacaaTAGtgtagtgttttattcacactttaggcaagtgacaaaacaagcagtcatattgaaacaaaaagtcaccttgcggggttggtggtaaatcacaccatgcggcaattctgcctcaaagagtccttgctgacagcagcaccaacctgttttcacgccaaacaggtagcaagccttcatccagacaccaggctcccagatcccaacacagagacctggcttctgagcccagctgcctatttaaggacagccaggtgctgccaaaacccgaaccagcatttaaaatccggtctggtatttgacctcacctggctgtgaaatcagcccagcagcaaatGCTGGGAGgagaatacctgttttcccagaccaaacctctcactgtgtcacgatatatatatatatatatatatatatacacttttttttttaaagctaaagACAGATGTATACAGAAAACTGATTTTAAGAGATCAGTTCATGTTTTATCATATGAAAGACAAACCATAAACAGAAGGCCATACATTGATGAGCATACATAAACCTACACATGACCTAACTTATATTGATAGGAAAGATAGCGCAGTGCTCCCATGACAGGTCAGAGAAGACAGGAGCTCTTCTATTCTGTATGGTTGTGTACAGGAATGCTTATCCCTAAACATTATTCTAGGGCAGGTAGCGGCACCatatgaaatggcggtaaaacatCACAGGAGGGTCAATCCACcagtcagtttagtcgctctcctctatactttttccagttccaaagcatcctttctatggattgGTGCCCATAACTGAacattccagatgaggccacaccaaccctttgtaaagtggtagtattacatccctgcctcgagagtccatgcctcgtttaatgcatgacaatatcctggtggccttagaagcagctgattgacattgtatgctgttatttaatctaccatctaaaaggacacccaaatccttctctataagtgactcccccagtgttacatcccctaggacatatgaagcacagagattattattaCCAACAGAAACCAATGTCCTGCATGTGGTTCCTGTTGTCTGTGAGGTCAAATAATAGCACTTCCCCATTCCTATATCAACAATCTTATTTTGACTCCATAAGATATTATTAACCACAGTTTCCAGTTGCAACTTTTGTTTTCTGACAGTTGTTAATAAACATAATGCAAAtatggttccatgatgtctgataaaTGATAGATTTCTTCTGAGAATGTGGTCAGATATTTTGATTTCTTTAAATCCCTTTATGGCTCTGATGGTCATAGATCTTGAATTGCCTTTTTATTTCTGAACGCATACtcattttttcttcttctgtgtATCACAGATCTGAATCAATATGGCAGAAGGTTCCAGGTAAGTTACAAGAACACTGTAATTACACTAAGCATTGTGGGTAAACTCCTATGATTCAATCCATCATAGATCCACAAGCCATACAATCCATGATAACGCCATCTCCTACTTATATAATGTTGGCCACTGTCCATTTTGTAGATTTACACATGGCATTTTCAAGTTTAAGAAACAGATCTCTTATTTGCAACTATCTTAAGATTTCTACATTTATTTGCAGAGTTTTCAAGAAAACCAGTCCTGATGGGAAGGTAAGAACATGGTTTCAAATAAAGATAAATCCGCTTTAGATTTTTCACAAATAATATACAATAAAAGCCTATGATAACCAAGCTGTTTGCCTCCTCTCCTAGTTATCGATCTATCTTGCAAAGCGGGACTTTGTGGATCACGTGGAGTTTGTCGAACCTGTTGGTCAGTTGTTATACAGCGATGGTAACAATACTAAATGTCTTTCCAGAATATTTCCATCTAACTTCACATTTTTCATCTTTTTGCAGATGGGGTGATTTTGATTGATCCAGAGTGTCAAAAAGACAAGAAAGGTAAACTAAATGTTCTTGCCGATTTGTCCTTGACATGTTTTTCATTATGCATAGTAAAACACATGCTCCTTGACACCAGGTTAATGACACACCATTATTTCTATGCAACAAATCTATTCTATTTGCAAAGAACCAATTCCCAACTTTTCCTCTAAATTGGCAGATCAATGCAAAGACATGTTTGGATGCCAGATATGTATTTATAAGGCACTGACAATGTCAGGGATGAATTATGTATACCCGTGGTTGTTTCAGAGACATGGCATACCATTTCTTGTGTCCTCCACATGCGTTGCTTATTAATTCAACCAGTCTGTTAATTTTTCTAGTGTTTGTGTTACTGACCTGTGCTTTCCGCTATGGTCGGGATGACATGGAGCTCATTGGCTTGAGTTTCAGAAAGGACCTATATGTGCTGTCTTGCCAAGTATACCCCCCATTGCCTGAGGACAAGAAGCCATTGACCCCATTACAAGAGAAACTAGTTGCAAAGTTGGGGGATAATGCCTTCCCTTTCTGTTTTAATGTAAGTAACTTCCCTAATGCTTGTTAATGAGAGTTATGACGGGACTACAAACTTTATTTTACCTTCTTTATTTTACCATTTTCAGATTGACAAGAACTTGCCATGTTCTGTGACACTGCAACCAGGACCAGAAGATGGTGGGAAGGTAAGCATTGGAATGGATAAAGAACATGTTCTGCTCACACTTTCAGTAAAGTAGCATCTCCCCCAGACGGCAGAATAATTTTCCAGAGACCAGAAGTTTTATCTGATATTTTTCAATGTCATAATATCAACATGTAGATGATGTCATCCCAATGatagaaaaaaaatcagcattgacCTCCATGGGAAATCCTCAGTAATTTTAGATGCTTAGAGCAGTTAAGACTTAAATACAAGGAATGGGATAATCCTCTTGCTCTGCTTCTCCTCAGCACTTGTCTTGATATGTCTTTTCTTGCAGCCCTGTGGAGTGGACTTTGAGGTGAAAGGTTTCAGCGCAGAAAATGCAGAGGAGAAAGTCCACAAGAAGTAAGTCCATATTTTTCTGAGTAATAAATACATTTACATGACTTAATTACAGTAAGAGAGGCAACTACACCGGTAAACCATATTATATTGTATGACTCACCATCGGTCCATTGAAATATGGAAATATGAGCTTTGAAAGCAATTTGCATCAGAATTCCAAAAAGGCCAACAAGTTGGGAACAAGCTGCAGCTACATTATGCAAATGCCGCCAAAATAATGACATCAAACCCTGAAAAACTGTAGCTGAAGTTTAAGCTCACTTAGTGAAGAAAATTGCCATACATGTGGTCGGCTGGAGGCCGCAGGGGGCATCCATTtgtggtttagctccattcaatagGGCTCGAGTGTGAGCAGGTCCACAATACTGAAGTTGAAAAGCCACGTGAAAGTTGAAAGTGTCACACTGAATATCCAATCCAATCTGCAGGCAgaatgctatagagcaggaggagctgagcagactgatgtatagtTTTTGCACAAAAAGATTCTGCATAACTTGTCGTTTATAGAGCTAACTTTCTGCTAATTctaggcttaggagtccagtgggcggtctcagtgactgacagttatttTTGCACGTACAGTCGTACATattacagattccctttaaaatatagTTGCCAAACACCCTAAACTATAGCCTCAGTAGTTACCAAGACCTAGATCAGCACAAAGTGAAAATAGAACAGAAATCTATAAAATCTACCATGAAAACCTATGAAGGACTGCTATTTAGTGATCACTTGCATGCAAGGTCAGGGCATAATGGTGCCAACCATGGAAGTAAGGAGGTGGAGACCTGGATATGGTGTAATGAAGCATGAGTCTGATGATGGGTTACATGGTCATTTAGAGGCTGCTGCCATGAATCTAGCAGTACCATGTTAACTGAGGATCTACATTTGTAATCTCATATCTCTTACCACAACTAGGAACACAGCGCGGCTTATTATTAGGAAAGTCCAGTATGCCCCAGAGGTCAGAGGACCAGCCCCATCTGCAGAAATCACACGTCAGTTCATGATGTCAGACAAGCCACTGCAACTGGAGGCCTCACTAAATAAAGAGGTAATAGCTCTTGTTATTTAGGTCTTCTCTCCTAATGTTTTAGCATGCATCAATATATAAGACATCACATCATCCTTGTGTGGATCCATGGCACATCATACTGAGTATCAGCCTCAGTGTCTGCTATAGTAAATACATGTTGGATTTGCATGGGCaactttaaggctagtttcagacTAGCGTGTTCACTCCAGAAAACCAGCTCCATGTGAGAACTGCATTTCCCGTTATGGGTAGCACGCTCATCTGAAACTAACCTAAGAGGTCAATGCACGTGCTGACAACAAAGGTTACAAACTCACAGAATGAACATAACCTTGTTCAAGGGAATATAGTAGAATTAGGTCAGTTAGTAAACATATTTCACAGAATTACCATTAATTCTAAGACATAGCTTTTAATAATCATTATTAAAATATTGGACCCTTTTGATacagaaataaataataaatacaaaATTAAATCAAAAAACCTATGTGCCACTTGTCTCCTTTATGCAGGAAGGGCAGCCTAGTATGATTTTGATAGGCTAAAGGGGCTTCTTTGTATTATCTATGGTGTAGGACACTCTGCTGTTTTTGGTTTTTGTCCCCTGAGGAGCCTAACACCAACgaggcgaaacgcgttgggttgGAAGCGTCAGAAGTGCCAGTTTGACACTTGACCTACATTATTACTACATTTTTCACAATTTATTCCTTGCACTATCTATTAATGGTTCGTCTATGTACCACCACACGGGGGTGTTCTATACatgttgtttgttgttttttgtaattgtatAGACTAGTCCCGGTCTCCAACTAGGAATAGCCTTATCTGTCACCCGTACTAGGGCCCTCCAGGGATCAATAGGAGGTACGagatacgggatcgcccctatcggggcggctattccgtttgtaGGCAGGGCTACCTGAATAGGGGGAGCATTAGGGACATTGCCCCTTTAGCCTATCAAAATCATACTTGGCTGCCCTTCCTGCATAAAGGAGACAAGTGGCACAtaggtttttttatttaattttgtatttattatttatttctgtATCAAAAGGGTCCAATATTTTAATAATGATTATTAAAAGCTATGTCTTAGAACAAAGGTTACAGTAATCTTTCTGGACTTTTTAGGGCTTGCAGACCTACATTCCTTCCTCCAAGGCCAGTTTAACCATAGAACGAACAGTGCACAGGGACCACCTGAGTCACATGACTCATgcctcccaaccatcccagatgGTTAGGAGGCTGCAGCATGTCCtgatttcaactgtatctgcatcctgaGAATGCAGATACAGTTGACTACAATGATGAGACAGGGAGTCGTCAGTTCCCTGCTCCACTACTCCCCAACCTGTGTCCTTCCGAGTAGACAGGTGTGATGCAGTGACTTCATCATGCCTGCTGAGTGGTAGGGAGCACAAGACAGGGGATTATATGCTCTCTTCATCAGGGGAAAGAAGCTAGGTgagtattcattttttattttattaaaactacAGGGGCTtcactattgtaagggggcactaaagAGGCAACACTATTGTAGGGGAGGCACTAAGAagtcagcactattgtgagggggcactaaggggtcatTCTTACTGAGGGGACATTTAGGGGCATAACtgttgtgtgggggcactaaaggggcataactactgtgtgggggcacttaggGAAAATTCTACTGTGTAGAGGCACTGAAGAAGCACTCGATTGTGAAGAGGGCACTGAGGGGTAATAACTACTATGTGGCggcacaaagggggcataactactgtattgggccctaagggggcataactactgtgtggaaaCACTAATGGGAGCCCACACATTACATTTCTACACTGGACCCACCAATCTGTTAAAAAGGTCCTGCCTCCCTCATATACAATACAAAAAGTAAGGAGATGAGAAGGCTGAAATTGCAGTAGACACATGCATTGTTCAATTGGTATGATTGTAGTACTACATATCTGTCTGTAGCCAGTTCATATATACTGTTACAGTCTGATAAGGAGAGGTTGGGGA
The Bufo bufo chromosome 8, aBufBuf1.1, whole genome shotgun sequence genome window above contains:
- the ARR3 gene encoding arrestin-C — translated: MAEGSRVFKKTSPDGKLSIYLAKRDFVDHVEFVEPVDGVILIDPECQKDKKVFVLLTCAFRYGRDDMELIGLSFRKDLYVLSCQVYPPLPEDKKPLTPLQEKLVAKLGDNAFPFCFNIDKNLPCSVTLQPGPEDGGKPCGVDFEVKGFSAENAEEKVHKKNTARLIIRKVQYAPEVRGPAPSAEITRQFMMSDKPLQLEASLNKEMYYHGEPVTINVKINNSTNKIVKKIKITVEQVTDVVLYSLDKYTKIVFSEEMNDTVAANSSFSRSYSVTPLLANNREKRGLALDGKLKHGDTNLASSTIMRPGMDREVMGILVSYKVKINLMASRGGILGDLTSSDVGVELPLVLMHPKPSEVSASAEDVVIEEFARQKLQGEQDDDDEKEEAEKS